CTTCTTATGTATTACTTTTCTCAGTTTATATTTTCTTATGGACTTaaatagccccccccccccccccccccccaaatggACATGCATTTACACACATATGGCTAACTTTTTAAAATCGTATGCATGTAATTTTTGGTatatatgaacatttttaaatacatgttGAGTATTTTACTGTTTACGTGTGAACTTTGAGATGTACGTACATGATTTGTTTTGGCAATATACTTTTTAGCTTTTCTAAGAAAACATTTTTTATATCTTTTGATTCTGTTAGGCTATTTTTTGTGAAAAAAACATAGTATCAGGAGCTATTTGTCAGTTTTCATGTAAAAAGACTCATTTGCGCTCTGCCACTATGCAACAAGACATCATAGCTGGTCTATAAATTTTTGATTTGGTACCCAGCTGTCAAAAAGTTCCACTATGTTTTCACTTCTACTTAAAACTCTCAATCTTCCATTTTGTTTCGATGAAGAACTCCGATCTCTATGTTGAATTTTCCATCATAAGTACTTCCTCCAATCCAAAATAAAGATATGAGGAAGTAGTTCTTTATTTTGGATCGGAGCAAGTACTATATTATGTGGCGTTGTATATAATAATACAGAAAGTATATCCACGGTATCCttaagaacaagaagaagaaaatcATTTGCCTCCATGAAAGAAAATATTGCAACAACGCAATCATTCAATCACAATCATAAACTCTAGAGCATTCCTGGTGCTGCCGATGGATCAGTATCCATTAGAATCCCCAAGCAAATCATTGACTCTCGCAATAATGCCCTGAAAGCAGCAAGGGGTTGCCTGACGAGAGCGCTAACCCATTCCCCGACGGAACAACGAAAAAGTGTTAGAACGTACTACAGCAATGGAGTACAGTAATAAATTCCGACAACAGCGTGCTCCAGCCTTGCCGGTGAGGCAGCGCCGTCGACCTCAGGGCGTCCATCTCCCCTAGCTTGCGCCGGCGTCGCCGTCAGAGTCAGGAGAGCACGCAAACGACCGTACGCTATCCCACATGATTGATCAAAGGGTCTGGCTACACGAAGCAACACTTGCAGAGTAGCTGCATGATTAGGAGGTAACAATTGATGGATTAGCCAGATGGATCTCTTGCACGCAACGGTGGCTGCAGGAATAGAAGTTTCGAGGGTGTAATCATCTTTGTCCTTCCTAGCCGCCGCTGCAATGTTCCCCATATGGACATGACTACCTCGGCCCACGCGCCTGAGGTCACCGCTTGCTCAGCCCACGCGCACACTGAtaaggacatgactaccttggatacgatcGAAAGTATTATAAACATGTATCAATTTTTAGGTTCATCGGTGAGAGATTTACAATTTTATTAGCTtagtttattttctgttctataacccacaaaaaagccaaaaaaaagaTAAGTTCATCCTTTACACCTACCTTTTTAGCCTTTAGCAATTTTTGCATCTAGTATTTGCATAGTTGAATTTTTTGTTACATTCATCCTAGAATTAGTGCTGGTTTAGATTGGTTAGAGTGTAAAATTATCTACTAGATCAATCTGTTTTTGTCCACCCACATAATCCCCTCCGCAACGCTAGTTCACGCTCATAAAAAAAAAATAAGATTGCGATCGGTTGTTTCCAATTCTTTTTAGAGAAGTGCTATACACACGACACTCATCGGACGATACATAGACGATAGGTAAATATGGTCGGACATACATATGATTAAACAAGTCGCCGGCTGCTGGATTGACATGTCATCCATAAATCGTGCACTTGCATCGTGCATGGAGCAGTTTCTTTCTTTTTACCTTCGGACGCCTGTGTTTTTTTTTGCTATATTTTTATCAGGCGTTGATTTGATCGCACAATATCACTGCTCGCACAGCAGCAGCTTACGGCCAGACACACAACCATCCGTGTCTAACACCGTGCGTCCGCCCATCCATCCACGCGCGTGAGTTAACGTTTTCCCCTAGGCGATTCTAGGGTTCCACCTATCCTCCGGCGGCTACCAACGGAGCCCACGTAAATCCTCCACGGCAGCCGGATCTTCTCGGCTAGTCGGGAGTGCAACACTGTCAGGCGTGCGGATCTTGATCTGCATGGCTGGTTTACCGAAGGCGGCGATCGTGAGGGAGGAGGTTAGGAAGGAGAAGGAGGTAGTAGCAGGTATGGAGAACACGGGTGATCTGGAGAAGGGGGAGTGCAGCAGGCTGAAGCAGGCGAAGGAGGCGGAGGCAAGGGGAGAGATGGGAGGTGAGGGAGATGGTTTGAGGGAAACTGATCTGGACGAAGAGGATCTCGGTGATTCGTTTGGACTGGAGGCCGATTTGGAAGATCAGTTTGCGGGGATGCATCTGCatggggaggaagaagatgatcTGGATCTGTCCGAGGAAGTGGACGAGCTGATCAAGGGAGTTCGCTGGCTAGGGCTCTTCCGTGTTCATACCACAAAGCCCTTCAGCCATTCTGCGTTGTTGAGGCAGATGAGGAACGCATGGGCTTCGGCGCAAGGAGTAACTTTCAATGTGAAGGGCCCAAACCTCTTTCTGGTTCAGTGCCATTGCCAAGGCGATTGGAAAAGGATCATGGAAGGCGGTCCGTGGATCTTTCGCAACTCGGCTCCTGTTGTCATACAGGAGTACGATGGCTTCACAGATGTTTCAGAGTACAAATTAAACAAGATTCCACTCTGGGCTAGGATCAAGGGGCTCCCGGATGGTCTGACAACAAAGAAGGCATTAGCTGAAAAGGTCGCGGCTAAGGTAGGAGAACCACCATTCACTGTTATTGTGAACGAAGGAACAATCAACCCTTCAAGCACTTTACGGGCCAGAGTTTTTGTGGATGTCAATAAACCTTTGGTTCGTTTTGTCCCAATTACATTGAAAGAGCGAAAGAAATATCCGGTCTACTATGAAAGGCTGCCAGAATTTTGTTTCTTTTGTGGTCTTATGGGGCACTTGGTGGAGGAGTGTGGCGATGGGATTCATGACCCTCGCACCTGTGAATGGGGGAGTTGGCTGCTGTGGAACGGTGATCCGGTGAGGTATGCAATGGGAGGAAGAGGTATGGATGGAGGTAGTAGAGGAGGAAGGACAGGGGGGCAGAGGAGCTAGAGGCGGTAGGCAAGAGAGAGGAGAGGGTAATGAGGGAAGGGGAATAGAGGGAGATGAATGGGATCAAGTGCCTATGGAGACTGCCTCTGCAAGTCACCACATAGGGGATGAGAACAGAATAGCATGCAAGAGGCTCATATCTTCTGACGGCACTGTCAATATCCGTGGGCAAAACCTCCCTAACCTCGCAGGGAAGGTGGCCGGTGCAATTTTGTGCTTGGAGAATGAACCAGGAACTACTTCCACGGGTGCTACACCGACTACCCCGGGGAAGGTTCCTATTGTGAAGCGTCGGAAGCAAGATGGGAAAGATGGTGGGGAAGGCATGGAGTTGTCATCTCAGGCGGCCTCCGACGGGGAGGACCGCCGAGCACAATGAGGACCCTTTGTTGGAACTGTCATGGGATTGGCGATCCCGCGACAGTTCGAGAGCTCCGCGATCTCGTGGAGGCTTGTGCGCCGACGGTACTCTACATAGTTGAGACACATCTTGCGAAGTACAGGGTGGAAGGTCTGGCGGGTAGTTTAGGTTTTTCTAGTAGTTTTGGAGTAGCGAGTAGTGGTCGAAGTGGGGGTCTCTACTTGTACTGGAAGAATAATATAAATCTTGAAATAAAAACCTATTCTCGGTATCACATGGACTCAGTAGTTACTGAGATAGGGAAGGACCCGTGGCGCCTCTCATGCTTCTATGGGGCGGCAAATAGGAGTATGAGGTACAAAACTTGGGATACGATGAAGTTCTTAAGAGGAGAAAATACTTTGCCATGGGTTTGCATAGGTGACTTCAATGATATTTTAAGGCCTGAGGAACAGCTAGGCCCAAATGAGAGGGATAGTGCACAGATTGCAGGGTTCAGAGAAGCTGTAGATGTGTGTGAGTTGGCAGATCTTGGTTACAAGGGACTGGATTGGACTTTTGAGAAAAGAATTGTTGGGGGAGATTACTGCAGGGTTCGTCTCGATCGGGCCCTGGCTACCCCGAGCTGGTCTTCTATGTTTCCTTTTGCTTCCCTCGAGCATCTAACAGCAGCAAAATCAGATCACAGCCCTATTCTGTTGCTTAATGAGCTGGAGTCAAATAACTTGAGGCTGACCTTGAAGAAGCCTTTCAGGTATGAGTGCATGTGGGAGCAGGAGGGCTCATTCTCTGCAATAGTCGAGCGTGCTTGGCGGGGGGACCAACCAGCAACCAATGCACATGAACTATCGGAAAAACTGACGAAAGTGGTTGATCTTTGCAGCAGTGGGGATGAACCACTTTTGGTTCGGTCCGAGGGGAGCTCCGCGAACTACGCCGGAAGCTAGCGGATTTGAGGGCTGTACCCGATCGTGTTGGACCGGGGGCAGAGGAGAAACAGGTCCAGGACCGGATAGTGGAACTGTGCTACAGGGAAGAGATAATGGTGCGGCAACGGTCTAGGATCCGTTGGCTGTCAGAAGGAGATAGTAACACTCAGTACTTTCAGAAGAAGGCAAGTGCGAGGAGAGCAAAAAACACAATCACAAGCCTGACTAGAGTGGATGGTTCTGATACTTCTGATCCCGAGGAGATGGCTGGCATGGCCAATAACTTCTACGAGCAGCTTTACACCTCCGAAGGAACCATTGGCATCGAGGAGGTGCTCTCACATATACCATCTCGAGTGGATGGGGCTATGAATGCTCGTCTGAATGCTGTGTATACGAAAGAAGAAGTTAAAGATGCATTGTTCCAAATGTTCCCCACAAAAGCTCCGGGCCCGGATGGTTTTCCGGCACACTTTTTCCAGGGGCACTGGGAGCTATGTGGAGACGAGATTACAGGCATGATCATACGGGTGCTCAATGGAGAGGACTCACCGGAGGATATAAATCGCACGTTCATCGTTCTTATTCCCAAGATAGCAAGTCCAAAACTTTTAGGACAATTTCGACCTATAAGCCTTTGCAACGTGATTTACAAAATCGCGTCAAAGGTATTAGCTAACAGGTTGAAGGTTATTCTTCCTGAGGTAATTTCTGAAGAGCAGTCGGCCTTCGTTCCTGGTCGTCTCATCACGGATAATTTTATAACAGCATATGAATGCTTGCACTATATGAAGTCTAGAAGGATCAAGAGCAACCGGTTCTGTGCGCTTAATCTCGACATGATGAAGGCTTATGATCGGTTAGAGTGGTCCTATCTAAAGGCTGTAATGCTCAAGATGGGAATCAGCCCACGGTTCACGGAGACTGTAATGAGGTGCGTTTCATCCGTTTCTTTCTCGGTTCTGTTTAATGGAGGTATTATGGACGACTTCAGGCCATCGCGAGGACTTCACCAGGGAGATCCTATCTCTCCCTATTTGTTTCTTATTGCTGCAGAAGGATTATCTTGCTTGCTGAAGGCAGATAATATAGGAGTACAGGGTTTGGCAGTTGCACCCACGGCTCCATTAGTCAATCACTTGTTGTTCGCCGATGACAGTATTCTGTTTTTTCAGGCAACAAGAGCGAGTACAGAGAAGGTCCGGGACCTTTTTAAGATGTACTGTGATGCTTCTGGACAGCGTATTAATACTGATAAATCCTCAATTTATTTCAGtaaaatggttcaagagccacaACGTAATGAGATAAAGCTACTGCTTGATGTTCACAATGAGGCATTGACCGAGAAATATCTAGGGCTTCCTACTGATGTTGGCAAGGCGAAAGAGGGATGTTTTCGGTACCTGAAGGACAGGATTTGGAAGCACATCCAAGGCTGGATGGAAAAATGCCTATCGGCAGGAGGAAAGGAAGTTTTAATAAAGTCGGTTGCTCAATCCATACCAACATATTCCATGGCATGTTTCAAGCTCCCTCGTGGCTTATGTGAACACATCAACGGTCTACTGCGGAAGTTCTGGTGGGGTAGTAAGCAAGGCCAAAGAAAGCCAGCATGGGTCTCATGGAGGACTATGTGTAAGCCCAAGTTCATGGGAGGTTTGGGCTTCAGGGATATTGAACTCTTCAATCTTGCCCTCTTATCTAGGCAGGTATGGCGTTTGCTACAGGAACCGGACACGCTCAGTGCTCGAGTTTTAAAAGCTCGTTACTATCCAGCTGTGGACATACTTGATGCAGCCTTAGGAGCCCACCCGTCACAGGTTTGGTGCTCGATACTTGAGGGAAGAGACATTCTTGCTCTTGGCCTGATCAAGAGGA
This sequence is a window from Aegilops tauschii subsp. strangulata cultivar AL8/78 chromosome 7, Aet v6.0, whole genome shotgun sequence. Protein-coding genes within it:
- the LOC141027295 gene encoding uncharacterized protein; this translates as MKFLRGENTLPWVCIGDFNDILRPEEQLGPNERDSAQIAGFREAVDVCELADLGYKGLDWTFEKRIVGGDYCRVRLDRALATPSWSSMFPFASLEHLTAAKSDHSPILLLNELESNNLRLTLKKPFRYECMWEQEGSFSAIVERAWRGDQPATNAHELSEKLTKVVDLCSSGDEPLLVRSEGSSANYAGS
- the LOC141027296 gene encoding uncharacterized protein; amino-acid sequence: MVRQRSRIRWLSEGDSNTQYFQKKASARRAKNTITSLTRVDGSDTSDPEEMAGMANNFYEQLYTSEGTIGIEEVLSHIPSRVDGAMNARLNAVYTKEEVKDALFQMFPTKAPGPDGFPAHFFQGHWELCGDEITGMIIRVLNGEDSPEDINRTFIVLIPKIASPKLLGQFRPISLCNVIYKIASKVLANRLKVILPEVISEEQSAFVPGRLITDNFITAYECLHYMKSRRIKSNRFCALNLDMMKAYDRLEWSYLKAVMLKMGISPRFTETVMSKMVQEPQRNEIKLLLDVHNEALTEKYLGLPTDVGKAKEGCFRYLKDRIWKHIQGWMEKCLSAGGKEVLIKSVAQSIPTYSMACFKLPRGLCEHINGLLRKFWWGSKQGQRKPAWVSWRTMCKPKFMGGLGFRDIELFNLALLSRQVWRLLQEPDTLSARVLKARYYPAVDILDAALGAHPSQVWCSILEGRDILALGLIKRIGSGTDTRIWEENWLPRDYKLRPICPISTNPPQLVSELIDPVTRTWRREVIQEHFLAPYVDVILNIPLSSRVQPDFWAWHYDKKGFFSVRSAYRMINAIKFQREDWLEHRGGHSNQAREKKSWSSLWKVKVPSKIPGGSGYCLCKQTRSRTPTTAAIPQMDCARRGAVKINVDGAISRDGKRGAVSAICRDKDGKYLDSSAVTFDGLVDVASLKAQACSEALALAKDLNLSHVIIGSDCMQVVSDIREKVLSSYAVVIDEIRETMKDFVSSCFRYECREANVEAHAIAKAASSLPSGRRLWLGILPNITCIPSLLSFE